The Bacteroidota bacterium nucleotide sequence GGGCCTGCTACTGTGATCCAGCCACCGGGCATTGCCAACGCAAATAAAAAAATACCCCACCATTGCACCGCTTCGCCAAAGTAATTCGGGTGACGGGAATAGCGCCACAACCCGGTAGTAATAAACTTACCTTTGTTTGCAGGAATTTTTTTGAATTGCTTTAATTGATAATCACCTGCACTTTCAAAATAAAAGCCTATCAGCCAAAGGGACACACCTGCTACATCCAACCACTGAAAAGGCTCCGATACCGATATGTTGATGAAGAGTACCGGCCAGATGGTAACAAAAAGAAATACTCCCTGCAACATAAACACCTGCAAAAAACTGCGCAGATAAAAATACTTCCACTCTATGCGCCATTGGGCATATCTGAAATCTTCCGATTTACCATGGTTGCGCGCATGAATGTGCCACGCTAGCCGCAGTCCCCACACTGTAACAAGTGAATTCACCAT carries:
- a CDS encoding DUF1295 domain-containing protein, which encodes MNLYLIIALALFTYMAIWYAIALIKKRNDVADVAWGLGFVFLAWLVFYLSGGNDRALMVNSLVTVWGLRLAWHIHARNHGKSEDFRYAQWRIEWKYFYLRSFLQVFMLQGVFLFVTIWPVLFINISVSEPFQWLDVAGVSLWLIGFYFESAGDYQLKQFKKIPANKGKFITTGLWRYSRHPNYFGEAVQWWGIFLFALAMPGGWITVAGPILITYLLRYVSGVPMLERRYEGNEKFEAYKKKTSIFFPLPERL